The proteins below are encoded in one region of Rhizobacter sp.:
- a CDS encoding 5-methyltetrahydropteroyltriglutamate--homocysteine S-methyltransferase, with protein sequence MTARTTPPFRADHVGSFLRPKRLLEAREKKAKGEISAGELRKVEDECITEIVKFQEDVGLKSITDGEFRRTYFHVDFLEQIGGVKTDIPVTVIRPDGTEELAPPVMRVIDKVKHVKDIQLADFQYLKSQIAPGSTAKVTIPSPTMLHFRGGRAGISREAYPELEPSFYQDVANAYGDELRSLAAAGCTYVQMDDTNLAYLCDEKMREAARQRGDDPNELPHRYAKFINLVVAQKPAGMTLAMHLCRGNFKSTHAAAGNYEPVAEALLSEMNLDAYFLEYDDDRSGDFRPLRYLAKGKIVVLGLVTTKFGEMESKDTLKRRIDEASKYAPLEQLCLSPQCGFSSTVHGNNIAVEAQRNKLKLVVETAREVWGD encoded by the coding sequence ATGACCGCACGCACCACCCCCCCCTTCCGCGCCGACCACGTGGGCAGCTTCCTGCGCCCCAAGCGCCTGCTCGAAGCGCGCGAGAAGAAGGCCAAGGGCGAGATCTCGGCCGGCGAACTGCGCAAGGTCGAAGACGAGTGCATCACCGAGATCGTGAAGTTCCAGGAAGACGTGGGCCTGAAGTCGATCACCGACGGCGAGTTCCGCCGCACCTATTTCCACGTCGACTTCCTCGAGCAGATCGGTGGCGTGAAGACCGACATCCCGGTCACCGTGATCCGCCCCGATGGCACCGAGGAGCTGGCCCCGCCCGTCATGCGCGTGATCGACAAGGTGAAGCACGTGAAGGACATCCAGCTCGCCGACTTCCAGTACCTGAAGAGCCAGATCGCCCCGGGCAGCACCGCCAAGGTGACCATCCCCTCGCCCACGATGCTGCACTTCCGCGGTGGCCGCGCCGGCATCAGCCGCGAGGCCTACCCCGAGCTGGAGCCGAGCTTCTACCAAGACGTGGCCAACGCGTATGGCGACGAGCTGCGCTCGCTGGCCGCCGCCGGCTGCACCTACGTGCAGATGGACGACACCAACCTCGCGTACCTCTGCGACGAGAAGATGCGCGAAGCCGCCCGCCAGCGGGGCGACGACCCCAACGAGCTGCCGCACCGTTACGCCAAGTTCATCAACCTCGTGGTCGCGCAGAAGCCCGCCGGCATGACGCTCGCCATGCACCTGTGCCGCGGCAACTTCAAGAGCACGCACGCCGCCGCCGGCAACTACGAGCCGGTGGCCGAGGCGCTGCTCTCGGAGATGAACCTCGACGCCTACTTCCTCGAATACGACGACGACCGCTCGGGCGACTTCCGCCCGCTGCGCTACCTGGCCAAGGGCAAGATCGTGGTGCTCGGCCTCGTGACCACCAAGTTCGGCGAGATGGAAAGCAAGGACACGCTGAAGCGCCGCATCGACGAAGCCTCGAAGTACGCGCCGCTGGAGCAGCTGTGCCTGAGCCCGCAGTGCGGCTTCAGCTCCACCGTGCACGGCAACAACATCGCCGTCGAGGCTCAGCGCAACAAGCTCAAGCTCGTCGTAGAAACGGCGCGCGAAGTCTGGGGCGACTGA